GACAAGCACAAGCCGTCTGTTGGGCAATTTAGTCAGGTAATCCGTTTTAGACATGACTTCCATTTCCTCCAGAGCCTTTTCTAAATCGGAAGTCCGTTCCTTAACCAGGGATTCAAGATTACTGTTCATTAGCTTAAGCTCTGACAAAATCGCTTTATTCTCTTCAGCCAGCTGCTCAGCTCTTGTATAGGCATTGGAAAATTTGGCAGACAAAGAATAAGCCTGAGTAAAGGTAAATACAGAAACCCCGAAGGGAATCAGTGAAGGGGTATTGGCAAGTGTAATTTGATAAATAAAATCGTTGATAAAGGTTATCCCTAAAAATGTGAACCCTAAAAGCACGATATTGGCAAAAGGAACTCCTTCCAATACGCCAACAACTAAGCGAATAATTGCATAGCATAATAATAAAAATCCAGCTACCGCATATACGATCAATAGCCAGTCTGCTGTATTATAGGGGATCCAGAGGATGAGAAAACCAAACAATACTCCCAGAACAACACTGATCTTGACAAACCATTTGGCAAATAGTCCGTCCAACGCATAGTATAAAAATCCACACAAAGCTGCAAAGCCCACAAACACGCTTAAATAAGCTATCCGCCCATAAACAAAAAAGCTGAGATGCACATGATTTGGCAAAAAGCGTTCTCCTACCAATAGCATACGGAGGGAAAACAAGAGACAAAAAACTCCGAAATAGAGGGGGGCCCGGTCTTTTGTCCTCATCATGTAGAGACCGAAATGATAGATCCCCATAATCAACAGCATACCAAAAAGAAACAAATCCCTGCCAAGACCCAACTGTACTTCTCTGGAAATCTGAGAGGCTAAGCCGATTTTGGGCGCCACGATTGTACAATCTTGGGCTGTAAAATCGGATGTATGATAAATCAATTCCACTTCATGATTTTCCGGGGTAAAATAGGTAGTGAGTATGTCGTAATATGGAAGGCTATTCTCCCCGCTCGTCCCGACTTTTCCCACTTCACCGTTTAAATTGCCGTCTATGTATAGTTTAAAGGCAGTCAAAATGATATTTGTTCTTAGTCCATATGTCTGTGTTCCCTCGGGAAGTTTTATAACCAGCCGCAGGGTACCGTAGAATTTGTTGTCCGCAAAGGGCTTGAAATGTGCCATGCTCTCTTTGGTGCTGGGTATTTCAATAGGTGTTGGCATAACATCAACACCATTTACAAAGTCTTCATGAGTCAGAAAGCGGTTAAAATAGAAAGACCAAGTGCCTTCTAAACAAACCATTCCATTTTTCTCAAATGACCAGTCCCTTAAATCCAGGACACCGTTCCTTGGTTTTGGCGGCTGGGCGGCAGTTGGTTTATGATAAAATAAGGTCGCTGATACAAGTATAATTAGCGCTATTATTACCAATATCGAAGGGATTGTCTTTCTCATAATATCATCTCTACTTATTCAATCTGGCCCCGTTATAAAAGTAAAAAGGCTGCAGGGATGGCATATTGTCGTCTTTATTAAAGTCATCGGGGCAATACCCGTTTGCTACATATTTTGTAGAGATGAATCCCATGGCCATGAAAGTCTCTGCCGTTAATTCACTGCAAAACACTTCCGTATCCGGTGACGGTTTATTGAAAGACCTGCCTTCTAAGTAATATTTCAAGGCATTTTCAGCATTAGGAAATCCACGATCATGAACTTTGTATATAAATTCCTTAAGCTGTTCCAGCTCCCGCGGCTGTAATGAACAATTTAAACATTTCACCAGAAAATGGGTATCGTAATGCTGCTTCACATCCACCTGGATATCATTGTATGCTATTTCTCTAATCATAACTTAATCATCCTTTTAATTTATTAAGCAAAATACTTTGTAGCTTACTATATAACGGGTATTTTATACATTTAATGAAAAATTTCTTTAAATTATAATTTATTTTAACATCCCGACCACTATTTTCCAATACTAATGTGGCCTAATAGACATGGTGACCTTTCAATGTCCCTCAAGAGCTAAGTATTTAGGCCCGTTTGCATCTTATTGCAAACGGGCCACATGCGGCGCACTTATTAATTTGGATTTTTTAGCAATAAGTTGATGGAAGAGACATGATAAAAGCGGGCGTACCTTTGTATATTGGTGTCAAAGCAATCAATACACTAAAGTTTGTGGTGGATTAAAATCTGGTAGCTCATTCTATCCTTTTAATCAGGGTCCCTTTCAACTTATTTTATTACCAATAACATCAAATAACTCATTTATTAGTTTACCGTCTTCAATTTTAATGTTATTATTCCGCAAATAGTTCAAAAACAAAATAGGAATGCTCTCTGCTGATTGGATTTCATTGCAAACAATAAACTCTTTAATTAACTTATTGATGGCTGGCATATCATCTCTCTGTAATAAACGCATACCTTTCTACCTTTCCATCTTGATTATTTATTCCTTTGCTTCCAATTATTCCTACCTAAATGTATACGAAGGGGCCTTCATTTTTTTGTGGGGTTAAAGAATCCTATCAGAATATTTTGTGGGCAAAGTAATTGCGCTTCTTGACAAGCTTTTTGCACTTCAACTACTACCGTATATAGAATGGCCTGGGTATTATAGTTTCCAATTTCCCCAAATCAAGAGATATTAAACCGGAATTTTCGTAACATGGATCCTTTCTTATACAAAAAAAATGCGCTGACATGAGAATTTCTATCTTCTCAGCAAACGCATTAATATTTTTCCTTAAATTCTTCTTGATGAATGTTACTTTTGCCCGATCCTTACTTCTGGCCCGTGTGTGTATCCTACAACAGTAAAATGCTCAGATAGTCGTTCAAGTAATGAGGCATAGTCTGGTGACCTTGCTCTCAAACAAGAGGAAAGGTGCACTCCTTCTATACCGGATTGAATCATGTTTTTAATCTTACGATTTAAATCACCTCCAGTGTGAGTAAAAGCTAATAATTCTAGTTCTTCATCATATCTGGCAAAGGAATCCTTTCTCTGCAAAAAGGCGTTAAGGCAACCCTTACCTGTACAAATCTGCATGGTTTCTTCCCGCACTAAAATCCCAATCTTCATAAAATCCACCCTTAACCATTATACTACTTTTTAAATTGATAAGGTGTGGCATGTCTCACAGCCTTTCAAGGATTTATTACTTATAAATTTTCCTTTTTTATCCGCATAAGTATACCTTGGTATCTATCTAAGGCAGTGTGCAATTCGTGGCATGCTGCCACAGTTTCCGGACCAGCAGAGGAAAAATTCTCTTGTACCTGGATGGTACTTGCCCGCAATTCTGCAATTTGGTTTACTATTTTATCCAATTCAGACACCAGCATCCCTCCAACTTCAATGCTTAGTATCTCCAGCCATTCAACAAAAATGAGTCTTTGTTTAGAATGGGCTCTGTTCGTCACAAGCCTGAGCTACTTTGTAGAACTTCTCTTTTAAGTTCATCTTAACCGAGCTGCAGGCAACGAAGGGGGCCATGTTTCGGCCGATCCCATGCTCTGCTTTTAAAGAACCGCCAAATCGCTTCACGACAAGATCGCTGACGTCTTTCATCAATCCTTCATAACGGGGTAAATCCTCAGAGCGGCCAAAGTCTTGAGTAAACACAAAATGCAAATTCCCATCAAGAGCATGCCCATAAATATGGCATCAGCATAGGCATATTTGTCCAAAATTTCTCTCAAAGCTATGGTCGCCTCGGCAAGATTCTCTATAGGAAAAGCCACGTCTTCGATAACTACCCCCGTTCCCAAAGCTCTTATAGCCCCGACAGCCGGGAAAATTCCTTTTCGTATATTCCACAGGTTTTCATATTTCAGCCTTAACATCTGTGAAACTCAGGGGTAAAACTGTAGGAATGTCCTTAAGTTTATCTTCCTTCCAAGGATGAATTTTTCCGTTTCCATTTATACAAGATTGTTTACTCCTCCAGCAGCTCTTTAACCCTTTGCGGATTGCCGCCGGATTTTTCAATGATGCCACTTACTTTATCATAGCCTAAAGAGGGGGTATAAGCCGCTGCAAAAGCACAGGATAGTTCAAGGAGCTCTTTGCATCTCTCTGTATTGGGTTTGATCAGCTCTATACACTTTACACGAAACAGCTCTGCGGCATTGAGCAATAGCTCCAGGCTTTCCAGAAGAGAATCGGCAATCAGCGGCAAAAAAGCGTTAAGTTCAAATTCCCCATGAGCTGCAGCAGTTGAAATCGCCGCGTCGTTGGCCATAACCCTCATGGAAACCTGCATCACCATTTCAGGAATAACGGGATTCACTTTGCCGGGCATGATGGTACTGCCCATTTGCAGGGGGGCCAGAGTTATTTCTGAGATTCCTCCCTTAGGTCCTGAATTCATAAGCCGCAAATCATTGGCAATCTTCATTAGATTCACGGCCAGGGCTTTTAGCAGCCCCGATACCTCAACGAAGACATCATTATTCTGGGTAATATCCATGGGATACTCGGCCTGAGCTAAGCCAATTCCCGTTAATTCTCTCAGGACTTCAATAACTCCAAAACGATACTTTCTTTCCGCATTACTGCCGATACCAACCGCTGTGCCGCCGATGTTAACTTGCCGCAGCCTTTCTTCAACCTTATACAAGCGCCAGCGGTCCCTGGCCACTGCCTGAGCATAGGAACCGAATTCCTGTCCCAAGGTAATAGGAATGGCATCCATCAGTTCCGTCCGGCCCAGCTTTACAATGCTGTCGAATTCATTCTCCTTCACCTGAAGGGCCTGCTGCAGCCTGGCACAGGCTTCGCTGAGTTTTCTCAGCATCTGAATGGCCGCTATGCGCAGGGCTGTTGGGTAGACATCGTTAGTGGACTGCCCCCTGTTCACATCGTCCAAGGGATGCACGATATCATAACGACCCCTCTCATGTCCCAGCTCCCGAAGGGTAAGATTGGCAATCACCTCATTAACATTCATATTCGTTGAGGTTCCGGCCCCGCCCTGGAGTGCTTCCGTTACAAAGGCATCATCCGCTTTCCCCAGCAATATCAAGTCGCAGACTTTCGCTACAGCCTCATAAACACCATCCTTGCCCAAGCCAATCTTCTGATAGGTCAGGGCAGCAGCTTTTTTGACGGTGACCAGGGCATATATCAGCTGCAAATTCGTTCTTTTGTGCTCCAGTTTAAAAT
This Desulfosporosinus orientis DSM 765 DNA region includes the following protein-coding sequences:
- a CDS encoding aspartate ammonia-lyase — protein: MMMTMGSEKDKLGEILLEDETLYGIHTARAMANFKLEHKRTNLQLIYALVTVKKAAALTYQKIGLGKDGVYEAVAKVCDLILLGKADDAFVTEALQGGAGTSTNMNVNEVIANLTLRELGHERGRYDIVHPLDDVNRGQSTNDVYPTALRIAAIQMLRKLSEACARLQQALQVKENEFDSIVKLGRTELMDAIPITLGQEFGSYAQAVARDRWRLYKVEERLRQVNIGGTAVGIGSNAERKYRFGVIEVLRELTGIGLAQAEYPMDITQNNDVFVEVSGLLKALAVNLMKIANDLRLMNSGPKGGISEITLAPLQMGSTIMPGKVNPVIPEMVMQVSMRVMANDAAISTAAAHGEFELNAFLPLIADSLLESLELLLNAAELFRVKCIELIKPNTERCKELLELSCAFAAAYTPSLGYDKVSGIIEKSGGNPQRVKELLEE
- a CDS encoding CGGC domain-containing protein, with the protein product MKIGILVREETMQICTGKGCLNAFLQRKDSFARYDEELELLAFTHTGGDLNRKIKNMIQSGIEGVHLSSCLRARSPDYASLLERLSEHFTVVGYTHGPEVRIGQK
- a CDS encoding sensor domain-containing diguanylate cyclase, with amino-acid sequence MRKTIPSILVIIALIILVSATLFYHKPTAAQPPKPRNGVLDLRDWSFEKNGMVCLEGTWSFYFNRFLTHEDFVNGVDVMPTPIEIPSTKESMAHFKPFADNKFYGTLRLVIKLPEGTQTYGLRTNIILTAFKLYIDGNLNGEVGKVGTSGENSLPYYDILTTYFTPENHEVELIYHTSDFTAQDCTIVAPKIGLASQISREVQLGLGRDLFLFGMLLIMGIYHFGLYMMRTKDRAPLYFGVFCLLFSLRMLLVGERFLPNHVHLSFFVYGRIAYLSVFVGFAALCGFLYYALDGLFAKWFVKISVVLGVLFGFLILWIPYNTADWLLIVYAVAGFLLLCYAIIRLVVGVLEGVPFANIVLLGFTFLGITFINDFIYQITLANTPSLIPFGVSVFTFTQAYSLSAKFSNAYTRAEQLAEENKAILSELKLMNSNLESLVKERTSDLEKALEEMEVMSKTDYLTKLPNRRLVLVKIKELIDKKKDFYIGLADIDHFKDINDQFGHVKGDEILVLLSEILKATIGGCGFVGRWGGEEFLIVLETERLDTIYDKANEIRRAAAEYRHADIGKNITITMGLCRYRENIPLDILIASADEALYKGKLAGRNQCVISA
- a CDS encoding aspartyl-phosphate phosphatase Spo0E family protein, which gives rise to MSELDKIVNQIAELRASTIQVQENFSSAGPETVAACHELHTALDRYQGILMRIKKENL